A part of Aegilops tauschii subsp. strangulata cultivar AL8/78 chromosome 2, Aet v6.0, whole genome shotgun sequence genomic DNA contains:
- the LOC123496994 gene encoding protein SCAR2-like produces the protein MATCQSFATSRHMSQHLHARMEQSAHLLAPTLARPKLTTKADELPEAVVVQDAGDAMAGFVGLLRQLGDLAQLAAEVFDGLHDQATAVPARACGLALGARRLEAELPLIEERLRRRWNGQACVLHRLEALCGVAGHGVDRPVTLVGGTRPCSIEKFI, from the exons ATGGCTACATGTCAGTCGTTTGCCACGAGCCGTCACATGAGCCAGCACCTGCATGCGCGCATGGAGCAGAGTGCTCACCTTCTGGCCCCAACACTGGCAAGGCCCAAGCTCACCACCAAGGCCGACGAGCTCCCCGAAGCTGTCGTCGTCCAGGATGCGGGTGACGCCATGGCCGGCTTCGTGGGCCTCCTCCGCCAGCTCGGGGACCTCGCACA GCTCGCCGCGGAGGTGTTCGACGGCCTGCATGACCAGGCCACGGCGGTGCCTGCACGGGCGTGCGGCCTCGCGCTGGGGGCGCGGCGGCTCGAGGCGGAGCTGCCACTCATCGAGGAGCGGCTCCGCCGTCGTTGGAATGGACAGGCTTGTGTACTTCATCGGCTAGAAGCTCTGTGTGGCGTCGCAGGCCACGGTGTCGATCGGCCGGTGACTCTGGTGGG